Proteins encoded in a region of the Oryctolagus cuniculus chromosome 10, mOryCun1.1, whole genome shotgun sequence genome:
- the ORYCUNV1R1517 gene encoding vomeronasal 1 receptor oryCunV1R1517 isoform X1 has protein sequence MRTNNILFNFIAIRNAFFSEVSIGITANAFLLLFHVLWFFLKHRPRPTDMTIGHLALIHLVMLIIVGVIAADVYATQELWDNFTCKAVIYLHQVMRGLSLGTTCLLSVLQAITLSPRSSYLAKFRRTASHHIICGFLFLWVFNLSISARFLISTIATTNRTSNSLMFVSKSCSLRPLSYLPRYTFFVTAIFRDVSLLGLMALSSGYMVTLLCRHKRQSQHLHSTSLSPRASPEHRATQTILMLMSIFVLLYLLDCIVFSFSGIWWKIDPVHLCLQMLVGNGYATIGPLVLISTEKRMIQLFKSMWEKESKRLLVQE, from the coding sequence ATGAGAACAAACAATATACTTTTTAACTTTATTGCCATTAGAAATGCCTTTTTCTCTGAAGTCAGCATTGGGATCACAGCCAatgccttccttcttctcttccacgTCCTCTGGTTCTTTCTCAAGCACAGGCCCAGACCGACTGACATGACCATTGGGCACCTGGCCCTCATCCACCTGGTGATGCTCATCATTGTAGGGGTCATAGCTGCAGACGTCTATGCGACTCAGGAGTTATGGGACAACTTCACTTGTAAAGCTGTGATCTACTTGCACCAGGTGATGCGGGGCCTCTCCCTGGGCACCACCTGCCTGCTGAGCGTCCTCCAGGCCatcaccctcagccccaggagctcctATTTGGCAAAGTTCAGGCGCACAGCCTCACACCACATCATATGTGGGTTTCTCTTCCTGTGGGTCTTCAATTTGTCCATCAGTGCTCGTTTCTTAATCTCCACTATTGCCACCACAAATCGTACATCCAACAGTCTTATGTTTGTCTCCAAGTCCTGCTCTCTTAGGCCCCTGAGCTACTTACCCAGGTATACTTTTTTTGTAACTGCTATCTTCAGGGATGTCTCCCTGCTAGGGCTCATGGCCCTCTCAAGTGGGTACATGGTGACCCTCCTGTGCAGGCACAAGAGGCAGTCCCAGCaccttcacagcaccagcctctctccaagagcctccccagagcacagggccacCCAGACCATTCTGATGCTCATGAGCATCTTTGTGCTCCTGTACTTGTTGGACTGCATCGTGTTCTCCTTCTCAGGGATATGGTGGAAAATTGACCCAGTTCACCTCTGTCTCCAGATGTTGGTGGGCAATGGCTATGCCACCATTGGACCTCTGGTGCTCATCAGTACTGAAAAACGAATGATCCAGCTTTtcaaatccatgtgggagaaggaAAGTAAGCGTTTACTTGTTCAGGAATAA